The sequence AGATGTGAAGAATTTAAAACAGAAGAAGGAAGACAAAAAGCGCTTACAGTACTAAAAGTATTTGGAATAGAAGGACTTGTAGTAATAGGAGGAGATGGCTCGTTTCAGGGAGCACAAAAACTAAGCCATGCAGGAATAAAGACGATAGGAATACCCGGAACAATAGACAATGATTTAGCATATACAGACTATACAATAGGATTTGATACAGCACTAAATACAGTACTGGATTCAGTAAGTAAAATAAGAGATACATCTGCATCACATGGAAGAGCAAACATAATAGAAGTAATGGGAAGACACTGCGGAGATATAGCACTTTACTCAGGACTTGCAGGAGGAGCAGAAAGTATAATAGTACCGGAAGAAGATTTTGACATAGACAGTATATGTAAG comes from Caminicella sporogenes DSM 14501 and encodes:
- the pfkA gene encoding 6-phosphofructokinase, with translation MKTIGVLTSGGDAPGMNAAIRAVVRTAIYNGIKVMGIDRGYNGLINGNIKEMDLSSVGDIIHRGGTVLRTARCEEFKTEEGRQKALTVLKVFGIEGLVVIGGDGSFQGAQKLSHAGIKTIGIPGTIDNDLAYTDYTIGFDTALNTVLDSVSKIRDTSASHGRANIIEVMGRHCGDIALYSGLAGGAESIIVPEEDFDIDSICKKLIQGKNRGKLHSIIMLAEGIGNAFELGKEIEEKTGIETRVTILGHVQRGGSPTAFDRILA